The nucleotide sequence GAACAGGAATATTAATTGCGACTAAAACACACAATTAGGGTTCGCCAATGGCGAGGCGTAGATGACAGCTGTTGTCAGAGATCAATGGCGTGCGCGTTTAACAGTCAAATCCCGATGTTTTCTTAAGATTGTTGATTCAATTTACCTGCCGTTGCCAGCAGTCATCGTGGAGAGTCCGTGATTAGCAAGCGCTTGTGAAATCCTTGCCGTCAAATTCAAGCGACAAGGATGggattttgaatttcaaaaaagaCGACAGTTTAAAACTCAATAAGACCTGCTTAGCGTCTGAAAGCCGGGTAACGTTCAAGACGTTGAAGATCGATCAAGCAGAGCTTGATCAAGAAGAGCATTGTCATGGAGAGCGCAAAAATTCCCATGCGAGGTAAAGTTAAAGATGCCGAAGCTGAGGCATTGCTAAAATTGCTTCGACGAGAAAAGGAGTTTAATGATCGGTTCTCGGCGCCGCAAATTCATCAGAGGACTCCTTTACCCGCAATAGGAGGCAGTGGTAACAACACCGAGACACAACAAATTACAAGTTGCGACAGAACAAATGGAGCATTCCTGACACAAACATTTGAGAATGAAACTGGCTTCTCCAATTCCGACATTGGGCATAGCAAGGAGTTGGTTAATGACTCAAAATATTTATGGTCATCAAAACCAGACGTGAACAGTAATTCTCAACCTC is from Pocillopora verrucosa isolate sample1 chromosome 7, ASM3666991v2, whole genome shotgun sequence and encodes:
- the LOC131796650 gene encoding uncharacterized protein — translated: MESAKIPMRGKVKDAEAEALLKLLRREKEFNDRFSAPQIHQRTPLPAIGGSGNNTETQQITSCDRTNGAFLTQTFENETGFSNSDIGHSKELVNDSKYLWSSKPDVNSNSQPPSSSKEFYIPPFTWKGEQSSCYSKHERQRHGRTLPPLEIPVSPYSYLPERPSCPRPESPKFWED